The genome window TTTGCGAACGGGAGCACGTTGGCAGGATTTGCCAGAGCGCTACCCGCCATACCAGACTTGCCATCGACGCTTTCAAGAGTGGGTGCAGGCGGGGGTCTTCGAAAAGGTGCTGCAGGCTCTGGTGAGAGACGTGAAAGAGCGTGGCAAGCTGGATTTGACAGAGTGTTTCATCGATGGCAGCTTTGTCATCGCAAAAAAGGGGGCCGAGGGGTGGGAAAAACCAAGCGGGGCAAGGGTACAAAGCTCATGGCAGTGGCAGATCGCGCTGGTCTTCCTATCGCCATATCCGTTGAAAGTGCTTCGCCGCATGAAGTCAGACTGGTCGAAAGCACGCTCAAAAGCCGTTTCACCAAGGAGCGTCCGGGAAAACTGATCGGTGACCGAGCGTATGATAGTGACCCACTTGACGAGAGGTTGCGAAAACAAGGCATTGAGCTGATCGCACCTCACAAGACCAACCGCACAAAGCCACGCACCCAAGATGGCAGGCCTCTGCGGCGTTATCGAAACCGTTGGAAGATCGAGCGGTTGTTTGCTTGGCTGCAAAACTTTCGGAGAATACAGACTCGACATGAACGGATCCTTGAAAACTATCTTGCCTTTGTCTTGTTGGGCTGCATGATCATTTTATTCAGATCGTGTTTTTGAGATGACTTCTAATAGTTTGCTGTTATTCCAACCACTCAATCCCATACTTTTGAGAAATTTCCCTGTGCTTCGCGTCGTCTATCGTGCCAGCCTGTAGCGCGGATTCGAGTTCATCGAAGAATAGCTCCATGCCGCTTGGGATTGCCAGTGCCAAAATTCTGAGAGGTACTTTCAGCGGGTTATACAAAGCGTGCGGGATCCATTTTGGCAGATGCGCGATCCCGCCTGCGCTGGCTTCCAGTTTGTCATTGCCCAGCCTGATCTGAATCGTTCCCTGTAAGACGTATATGATTTCATCTTCATACGAATGGACATGCAGGCGATTCCCGCTTTCGGAATCGAACTCAGATTCAAAGAGGTAATAATCACTACCCGTTTGTTGACTCGTCAACTTATGCGTAACACCGATCAACTTCAAAACTCTGCCTGAGCCAGGCGGTATTAAAATCGGTTTTGGGGTGACAGGCTCCATACTTCCTCTTTGCTTAGCTGTGGTCGAATATTTTTATTTGTGGGCTTGTTCCACATAGTCGCGCAAGCGGGCGAGCCCCCGGTCCATGATCGGCGCTGTCATGGAAAGGTCCATCAGCCTTCCGATCCCTATCAGTAATAAAAATCGCATCAGCTTGCTTGACATTTCATCGGGAACAAATCCGCGGCTAATGGTCACTCGCGTACCATCTGGCGCCTTTTCAAGCTGATAGGTAAAGATCATGCCTGCTGTTCCCATCGACGAATGTTGGGTAACGGATTTGAACTGGAAC of Anaerolineales bacterium contains these proteins:
- a CDS encoding SRPBCC family protein, encoding MAYSFERSIVIHATPEQVYDNLLDVASHKNWGEMTEMELLYAGPVKIGSRWRSVGVIGKDVMHDECTIIALERPHLFQFKSVTQHSSMGTAGMIFTYQLEKAPDGTRVTISRGFVPDEMSSKLMRFLLLIGIGRLMDLSMTAPIMDRGLARLRDYVEQAHK
- a CDS encoding cupin domain-containing protein: MEPVTPKPILIPPGSGRVLKLIGVTHKLTSQQTGSDYYLFESEFDSESGNRLHVHSYEDEIIYVLQGTIQIRLGNDKLEASAGGIAHLPKWIPHALYNPLKVPLRILALAIPSGMELFFDELESALQAGTIDDAKHREISQKYGIEWLE
- a CDS encoding IS5 family transposase (programmed frameshift), whose amino-acid sequence is MDIKDEQWAIVRPLLPKPVRRADGRGRPRVNDREILNGILWILRTGARWQDLPERYPPYQTCHRRFQEWVQAGVFEKVLQALVRDVKERGKLDLTECFIDGSFVIAKKGAEGVGKTKRGKGTKLMAVADRAGLPIAISVESASPHEVRLVESTLKSRFTKERPGKLIGDRAYDSDPLDERLRKQGIELIAPHKTNRTKPRTQDGRPLRRYRNRWKIERLFAWLQNFRRIQTRHERILENYLAFVLLGCMIILFRSCF